The window TGCAATTCCACATTGGGAAAAAGCTCCGAATATCGTTCGGGCATGAAAGTGTGAATCGGAACAACTTTCCCAGGGTTAAGTGCTGTGACAAATCTCTTCAAATCTTGTGGACTAGCATGGCCCGAAGTATGTATGCTTACCTTGAAAATACCATGTTTCATCAACCATTCACGTAAGTAAGCATATGGCTCCTTTTCCCAATATCCCTCCCATTGTGAATAGATATACACGGCTTCCTTTATACAATCAGCTTTTTCAAGATCATTAATATGTAAAGGACGAAAAAGTAATACAGATTTATTTGCGATGCCCCGTAAATCTTCAATGAATATTCTATTCTTTGAGTGTCTCTTCAAGGGCTCAAAATACTCAAGTTTTTTTATCTTGATACGTTGGGAGTTGGGAACATAAAGAGATATCTCCGGCCAATCAGACTGAGGCAAGTTAAGATTACCGGTAGCTTCAAGTACTACAGCTGTATAGAGATCAATTATCAGCCTTCTCCCCGTCTTCTTGCATGCCCGGAAAACAGATACAATGCGGTCAATGTTTTGAGATGAGGCATGAACCATTACCAGGCCAGTGCTTTCTTTAAATGTGTTTACTAAAGACTGCTCTACATCGGATTCGCTGGGGAAACTATCGTCATATTCCAGCCTGCCGAGAGAAGAACCCTCAAGTAACATAGCATCGATATGCGCTGGCGGATTCGACATTAGCCGCTCAAGCAACTTAGATTTTCTTCCGTGCATCCTAAAATCACCGCTGTAAAAAAGCCTCTTACCATCAGCATCTACCATCAGAGCATAAGCATCGTAGGCGGCGTGATCTACGAGAAATGGAGTGATAGTAAACGGGCCCAATTCCATTGGTGTCTCGTTTCTAAAATCTCCTCCGATAGAAGGCACGGTCCAGTTACCCGGAAGAAACGGAGA is drawn from Dehalococcoidia bacterium and contains these coding sequences:
- a CDS encoding MBL fold metallo-hydrolase, with translation MKLTIHRGTHEIGGSCVEIESSGKRLILDIGLPLDAEDNDKKYLPSICGLAGGDESLLSILISHSHLDHFGLLEHVNKSIPVYMGADARHIIEAASPFLPGNWTVPSIGGDFRNETPMELGPFTITPFLVDHAAYDAYALMVDADGKRLFYSGDFRMHGRKSKLLERLMSNPPAHIDAMLLEGSSLGRLEYDDSFPSESDVEQSLVNTFKESTGLVMVHASSQNIDRIVSVFRACKKTGRRLIIDLYTAVVLEATGNLNLPQSDWPEISLYVPNSQRIKIKKLEYFEPLKRHSKNRIFIEDLRGIANKSVLLFRPLHINDLEKADCIKEAVYIYSQWEGYWEKEPYAYLREWLMKHGIFKVSIHTSGHASPQDLKRFVTALNPGKVVPIHTFMPERYSELFPNVELHYDDECWEV